The Kribbella sp. HUAS MG21 genome includes the window GCCGCGAAGAACGCCGGCAGACAGACCTCATGTGTCAGCGAGTCGACCTCACGGAGCGACAACCCGTACCAGCCGTCCGGCGCCACCCAGCGCGGTACTGCGGTGCGGTCGCCGGCACGGCTGCGGGTCCACCAGGCCAGACACCACAGGCGGCGTACTGCGGTCTTGGCGTCGTACTGCCTGTTGGTCTTGCGGTTGCGGGCGAGGACCTCGCTGATGAAGGTGTCGAAGAGTTCCCGGCGTACGTCGGCGACTCCACCGGCGGTGACGTCCTCCGGTGCGCGGCCCTGGTACGCCAGGGTCATCACGTTGAGCATCAGCGGCGAGCTGACCAGCTCCCACAGCTCGTCGTCCTGCTCGATCGCCGCGCGCGCACCGTCGAGTGCAGAACCGACAGTGGCGAAGTAGTCGAGGACCTGCTGTCTCGTGAGCGGTCTGATGTGCACAGCACCGAACAGGCTGAGCTGGCGAGGCAGGCGCTCGTAGTCGTGCGTCCGGCACGTCACTGCGAGCTGGCCGACCTGGTAGTTGTGGCGGAGCTCCTTGAGGACCGGCTCGAGCTTGGCACGGTGCGGCTCGTCGATTTCGTCGAGTCCGTCGAGGAGCAACGCCAGCTGGCCGTGCTGTAACCAGGTGCGTCCGACACCGGGCGGAATGCCGTAGCGATCGCTCAGCTCGTACGAGAGCCACCTGACGAAGCCGGCGAGCAGGGCACTGTCGTTCGGGTCGTCGTCGTTGCGGTGCGACGACTGCGCGGTCCAGCCGGCCAGGTCGACCACTACCGGGATGGGCGCTTGCTGGTCGGCATGTGCTTGTGCGGCGAGCCGCCGGGCCAGGTCCAGCAGCAGCGTCGTCTTGCCGGCGCCTGGTGCGCCGAGGATCAGCATGCTGTCCTCGAGCTCGTCGAAGACCCTGTCGATGTCCTCGTTCGGAATCCGCCGCGGCGCGCTGTCGATCGGCTGCACGAAAAGCTCGAACGGACGGACCGCATCCGGCTGCCCGTCGAGCGCCAGCGCGATCCGGGTCCGCGAGGCGAGCGAACCGGCGCGGCGTTCGGACAGGTACCGGTCGATGCGGTCGAGCGCGTTGCGGCGGTTGCGCGGCTGCTCGGCGCTGCGGTGCGAGAGCCGCGGGCGGCGGCGGTTGCGCACCTCGAGCAGCGCGGTCGCGATCACCAGGACCCACAGCACCCCGATCAGCGGCCACACCCAGTCGACGTACGGCGCCAGGAACGCGGGCGCCGTACCGCCGGTTCCAACGTTGATCGCGATCGGGAGGAGTACCAGCGTGAGCGACAGCGACACCACGAGCACGGCGCCGTTCACGAAAGACCGCATCCTCACCCCCGGAGAGTAACGGGCCGTGAGCCCACCGTCCCGCTCGCTCGGCCGGGCGTGGGTCGGCGTCCGGCAGGCGGTCCGTGGTTGGGGGAATGGCGGCCGGCTCACATACATTGGATTCCGATATGACTAGTCAGCGGATCGCCAGGTCGTCGGACGTCGGACTGCGATCGGAGCGCGGGCCGATCCTGCTCGCGGTGATGCTGAGCGTCGGGCTGGTCGCGATCGACGCGACGATCCTCGCCACGGCCGTACCGTCGGTGGTCGCGGACCTCGGCGGGTTCACGCAGTTCCCCTGGCTGTTCTCGATCTACCTGCTGGCACAGGCGGTGTCGGTGCCGATCTACGGCAAGCTCGCCGACCAGCGCGGGCGGAAGCCGATCATGCTGCTCGGCGTCGGGCTGTTCGTGCTCGGGTCGGTGCTCTGCGGGCTGGCCTGGAGCATGCCGGCGCTGATCGCGTTCCGGCTGATCCAGGGGCTCGGCGCGGGCGCGATCCAGCCGATCGGGATGACGATCGTCGGCGACATCTACACGGTCGCCGAGCGGGCCAAGGTGCAGGGCTACATCGCCAGTGTCTGGGGCATCTCGTCGTTCGTCGGACCGGCCCTTGGCGGCGTGTTCTCGGACTTCATCTCGTGGCGGTGGATCTTCTTCGTGAACATCCCGCTCGGGGTCGCCGCCGCCTGGGTGCTGGTCCGCCGGTTCGAGGAGAAGGTCGCGGACGAGACCGGGCACCGGATCGACTACGCCGGCGCGATCCTGCTCGCGGTCGGCGGTTCGCTGCTGCTGCTCGGGCTGCTCGAGGGCGGCGTGATGTGGGACTGGGACTCGCCGGCGAGCATCGCGATCCTGGCCGCGGCCGTCGTACTGCTGGTGGCGTTCGTCCTGGTCGAACGACGGGCCGCCGAGCCGATCCTGCCGCTGTGGGTGCTCGGGCACCGGGTGCTGAACTCCGCGAACTCGGCCGCGCTGCTGATCGGGCTCCTGATGATCGGCCTGTCGACGTACGTGCCGCTGTTCGCCCAGAGCGTCCTCGGTACGTCGGCCCTGGTGGCGGGCTTTGCCCTGGCCGCGATGACACTCGGCTGGCCGATCGCGGCGTCGTTCGCGGGCCGGATCTACCTGCGCGTGGGCTTCCGGACGACGATGCTGATGGGCGCGCTGATCGTGGTCGCCGGGTCCGTCCTGCTGCTCACGGTCCGGGGCTCGGTACTGCATCTCGCGGCCGCCTGCTTCGTGATCGGCATCGGGCTCGGCTTCTCCGCGTCGCCGTCGGTCGTCGCCGCCCAGTCGTCGGTGGACTGGCAGACGCGAGGCGTGGTGACCGGCGCGAACATGTTCGCGCGTTCCGTCGGCAGCGCGGTCGGCGTCGCGGTCTTCGGCGCGGTCGCGAACGGCGTGGTCGCCGCGCGTCTGGGCGACGACCACGCAGACCTGGAAAAGGTCCCCGCCAACGTCCTGTCCCCCGCCATCCACGATGTGTACTACGGCGCCGCCGCAGCCGCCCTCCTCCTGGTCCTAGCCGTCCTCTTCATGCCCAACCGCATCAAGGAACGCCCACTCCGGTAGGTATCGGAGTACTTGAGCCGGAGGTGGTGAGCTCGGGTTGGCTGGCTAGGTTGGGGGCATGCGTGCGGTCGACTGTGTGGGTGCACTGATTCGGGACGAGCAGCATCGCGTTTATCTGCAGCGGCGTACGGCGGACCGGCGCCTGTTGCCGGGGATCTGGGACATCGTCGGCGGGCATCTGGAGCCGGGGGAGACGGCTGAGGAGGCGTTGGCGCGGGAGGTCGAGGAGGAGACGGGGTGGAAGGTCCGCGACGTCGTCTGGACGGTCGCGGACTGGGAATGGGAGTGGCAGGGGCGGGTACGGCGGGAGGTCGACTACCTGGTCACCGTCGACGGGGACCTCGCGCGGCCGCGGCTCGAGGCGGGTAAGCACGACCTGTCCGCGTGGGCCGGGCCTGAGGACCTCGACCTGTTGATGGTCAACCGGACCGACGGCGACCGGCGCCTGCGGGACCTGGTGGCGCACGCGGTCCGGACCCGGTTCACCGAGCATCTCCGCCTCGAGCCGATCACCGGACCGAACGGGGTCCTGCCCGGACATGCGGCGGACCTCCAGCGCGTGTTCGCCGACCCGTGGGTCGCCCGCTGGTACGACGGCACGCTGTCAGCGGACCAGGCGGCGCAGCAGGTCGCGGCGCACCAGGCCGGCTGGGAACGCGACGGAGCCGGCAAGTGGATCGCCTACGACCGCACCACCGGAACGCTCGTCGGCCGCGGCGGCCTGTCCCGGATCCCCGTCGGTACGCCGACCGCGGAGGCGATCGCCGAGCTCGTCGGCCCGGAGTGGGCAGCAGACCGTCTCGAACTCGGCTGGGCGCTCGTCGAGTCGGCCCGCGGCCGCGGGCTGGCGACTGAACTCGGGCGCGCCGGGCTGGACTACGCATTCGGCACGCTGCGTGCCTCGTCGGTGATCGCGTTCACCGAGCAGGTCAACAGCGCGTCGCAGGCCGTGATGAAGCGGCTCGGGATGCAGTACGCCGGAGAGATCCGCGCGGAGGGCTGGGCGCCGGGCGTGGCCGACGTACAGCCGGACGCGCCGTTCGCGGTGTACGTCGCGAACCACTCGGTACGGCGACGCGAGGTCGACGAGGTCGCGGACGCCGCGGTGCGGTGGGCCGAGGGGCGGCCGGACGTGCGCGGGATCGCGATGGCGGGTTCCTGGGCGCGGGACGCGGCGCGGATGACGTCGGACGTCGACCTGATCGTGCTGACCGACTCGCCGTCGACGTACCTCGAGAGCGACGACTGGCTCGGGGCCTTCGGCGCGGTGGCCGTCGTACGTCGGGAGCAGTGGGGGCCGCAGGTGCGCGAAGTACGGATCCAGCGGGCGTCCGGGCTGGAGGTCGAGGTGGACATCACCGCGACCGCGTGGGCCGCGACCGACCCGGTCGATCCGGGGACGCGCCGGGTGGTGACCGACGGCGTGCGGGTGCTCTACGACCCGGACCGGCTGCTCGCGGGCCTGGTGCGCGCCTGCGGCGGACCTGAAGCGGACATCTAGCGGTCCAAGGCGGTCAGGAAGCGGGTCAGGAGGTCCGCGAAAGCCCGGCGCTCGGCCGGTGTCCACCCGTCCATGGCCGCGGCGAAACGCTCGCGGCGGTAGTTGTGGACAACCTCCAGCTGGGCGCGGCCGGCTGCGGTCAGGACGAGGTTCGTACGGCGGCCGTCCGCTTGGTCGGCCTCGCGGCGGACGAGGCCGGCGCTCACTGCGGCGGCGACGAGCTTGCTGGCGCGTGGCTGGTCGACGCCGAGGGCGGTGGCGACGCCGCTGACACCAAGCGGTTCCGGTGCGGCCTCGAGTGCGTCGAGGACCTCCTGGACCGGGTCAGGTCCACCGGCCTCGACGGCGAAGGTACGGCGGGTCTGCCGCCGCCGGATCGCGACCATCGCCGCCTCGACCGCGGCGACCGGATCACCCTTGTCCATGCCCAACTCCAACTATATGCTCATTGACATGTATATGTCGGATGACAACAAGCCTATCGGCTGGTGGCTCAAGGAGGTCGACCGCCGGCTGGAGGCGTCGTTCGAACGGCTGCTCGCCGACGACGGGCTGACGCGCCGGCAATGGCAAGCGCTGAACGTGGCGGCACGCCAGACGCCGATCGCGGCTGCCCTCGCACCCTTCCTGAGCGGGGATACCGCGGAGCTCGCGGCGGTCGTCGACCCGTTGGTCGAGCGCGGCTGGCTGGCCGGCGACAAACTCACGGCGGACGGTGAGCGGGCGCTGCAGGCGTTGACCACGAAGGTCCAGGCCCAGCGCCGCGGCGTCACCCGTGGCATCACCGAGGACGAGTACCAGGCGACGGTCGACGTACTGCGCCGAATGGCGGCCAACCTGGCCTGAGAACGTCGGGAGGCTCCGAGTGTGACCGCCCAGGCGCGGCGGTCACACTCGGAGCCGGCCACCTCATGGGGGAGGTTCCCGGTGAGGTGTCGGGAGCCTCCGGTGTCCTACCGCCCAGGACACTCGGCCCAGCCTGGCCCGAGGTGTCGGCCAGGAGGTGGTTGGAACGGCTGGGCGGCGGCGATACAGGGAGATCAGCCGCCAGGCCCAGCCGGGTCGGTGGGCGGTGCGGTCCGGAGCTGAGGAGTGCTCCGGACCGCACCTCGGGTTTCGTCCGGAGCTGAGGAGGGCTCCGGACCTTCCAACGCTGCCCCTGGACGTGAGGAGACCCCAGGGAGCAGCTCACCGGGCCTGAGGAGGACCCGGAAGCATGCGGTGTTTCAGTCGGTCGGGTCGAGCGGGCCGAGCAGGTCGTTGGTGACCTTGAGACCGGCGAAACGGCGCCGCATCGCCTGTTCGTAGCGGGCTGCCAGCGGCGCCTCCGCGACGTACTGCGCGATCACGTGCTCGCCGAACCAGACCCGAACCCGGCGCCGGTGCTGTCTCGACGTCATTTCCGCGATGGTCACTACCTCTCACCCCGTAACTCTCAGGCCTTGCAACCAGTTGGACTTACTGGTTGTCATGGCAGTAATGGTGCACGAGCCCAACGTGACCGCTCTAGGACCTGGACCGGACCTTTGCCGGACCTCTTCCGGTCCTCTTGCGGACATCTGGGGGACCGCACCTTGTCGTGAGGCATCAGTCGAGACAACGTCTGAACTGACGTGAACGGGAGGAACGATGGCGGGTAGGTACGCGCCAAAGACGGTCCTGGCGCACCTGATCCAGCGCCGGAACCAGACCTACTCCGAGATCGTCGCCGAGTTCGTCGAGCTGGGTGGAACCATCACCGAGCGGCACCTGCGTCGCCTCGCATCGGGCGAGCGCGCGGGGACCACTCCTCAGACCCGGCGCACCCTGCAACGCATGTTCGGCAAGCCGGTCGAGGAGCTCCTCGCGCCGTACGTCGCCGAG containing:
- a CDS encoding NACHT domain-containing protein codes for the protein MRSFVNGAVLVVSLSLTLVLLPIAINVGTGGTAPAFLAPYVDWVWPLIGVLWVLVIATALLEVRNRRRPRLSHRSAEQPRNRRNALDRIDRYLSERRAGSLASRTRIALALDGQPDAVRPFELFVQPIDSAPRRIPNEDIDRVFDELEDSMLILGAPGAGKTTLLLDLARRLAAQAHADQQAPIPVVVDLAGWTAQSSHRNDDDPNDSALLAGFVRWLSYELSDRYGIPPGVGRTWLQHGQLALLLDGLDEIDEPHRAKLEPVLKELRHNYQVGQLAVTCRTHDYERLPRQLSLFGAVHIRPLTRQQVLDYFATVGSALDGARAAIEQDDELWELVSSPLMLNVMTLAYQGRAPEDVTAGGVADVRRELFDTFISEVLARNRKTNRQYDAKTAVRRLWCLAWWTRSRAGDRTAVPRWVAPDGWYGLSLREVDSLTHEVCLPAFFAALSAGATLMMLAQYGALAGLAVAGAVLLLVHILPHPWQKLAGHGSDRGLLFALIALIGTAVTVAVTGAALGLVELLTAKLAIAIEAALVAGAYCVELLVFHDNRRRLLLGVRLAAVVAASWVVLSLGDGIPFASGVAIGLLVAQGIRMVKSLPTDHLPATDVGGTWRMDVCVAGGAVVAFLAALVLGADLATPQLEAVAGIVVGAVAAKAWRRRPPVLAGPLSRWLHDLLLHWTGYLPWRRRAFLQYAADRYVLARTGHSEYAFIHLLVRDHLAECTPDELAAKVERRIAQRAAG
- a CDS encoding MDR family MFS transporter, translated to MTSQRIARSSDVGLRSERGPILLAVMLSVGLVAIDATILATAVPSVVADLGGFTQFPWLFSIYLLAQAVSVPIYGKLADQRGRKPIMLLGVGLFVLGSVLCGLAWSMPALIAFRLIQGLGAGAIQPIGMTIVGDIYTVAERAKVQGYIASVWGISSFVGPALGGVFSDFISWRWIFFVNIPLGVAAAWVLVRRFEEKVADETGHRIDYAGAILLAVGGSLLLLGLLEGGVMWDWDSPASIAILAAAVVLLVAFVLVERRAAEPILPLWVLGHRVLNSANSAALLIGLLMIGLSTYVPLFAQSVLGTSALVAGFALAAMTLGWPIAASFAGRIYLRVGFRTTMLMGALIVVAGSVLLLTVRGSVLHLAAACFVIGIGLGFSASPSVVAAQSSVDWQTRGVVTGANMFARSVGSAVGVAVFGAVANGVVAARLGDDHADLEKVPANVLSPAIHDVYYGAAAAALLLVLAVLFMPNRIKERPLR
- a CDS encoding GNAT family N-acetyltransferase; amino-acid sequence: MRAVDCVGALIRDEQHRVYLQRRTADRRLLPGIWDIVGGHLEPGETAEEALAREVEEETGWKVRDVVWTVADWEWEWQGRVRREVDYLVTVDGDLARPRLEAGKHDLSAWAGPEDLDLLMVNRTDGDRRLRDLVAHAVRTRFTEHLRLEPITGPNGVLPGHAADLQRVFADPWVARWYDGTLSADQAAQQVAAHQAGWERDGAGKWIAYDRTTGTLVGRGGLSRIPVGTPTAEAIAELVGPEWAADRLELGWALVESARGRGLATELGRAGLDYAFGTLRASSVIAFTEQVNSASQAVMKRLGMQYAGEIRAEGWAPGVADVQPDAPFAVYVANHSVRRREVDEVADAAVRWAEGRPDVRGIAMAGSWARDAARMTSDVDLIVLTDSPSTYLESDDWLGAFGAVAVVRREQWGPQVREVRIQRASGLEVEVDITATAWAATDPVDPGTRRVVTDGVRVLYDPDRLLAGLVRACGGPEADI
- a CDS encoding MarR family winged helix-turn-helix transcriptional regulator: MDKGDPVAAVEAAMVAIRRRQTRRTFAVEAGGPDPVQEVLDALEAAPEPLGVSGVATALGVDQPRASKLVAAAVSAGLVRREADQADGRRTNLVLTAAGRAQLEVVHNYRRERFAAAMDGWTPAERRAFADLLTRFLTALDR
- a CDS encoding MarR family transcriptional regulator; amino-acid sequence: MYMSDDNKPIGWWLKEVDRRLEASFERLLADDGLTRRQWQALNVAARQTPIAAALAPFLSGDTAELAAVVDPLVERGWLAGDKLTADGERALQALTTKVQAQRRGVTRGITEDEYQATVDVLRRMAANLA